The Marivirga tractuosa DSM 4126 genome contains the following window.
GTACATCCGTAACATAAATACTTCTCCCGTGTGTGGCCACAACTAAATCCAAATCTCTTGGGTGTACTATCAGATCGTAAGTTGCTACATTTGGGATAGCTCCCATGTGTTGCCAGTTTTCTCCATCATTAAAGCTGGTGTATAATCCATGGTCCGTACCGATGTAAAGTAATCCAGCGACTTTTGGATCTTCATAAATTACGTTAACCGACTCTTGAGGTAAATCACCTGCAATTGATGTCCAATTTTTACCAAAATCAGTGCTTTTATAGACGTAATTATCAAAATTATCATTTCTATAGCCTGTCATAGATAGATAAACCGTGGCTTCATCATGTTCTGAAGGATGAATACTGCTTACCCATAAATCTGCAGGAAGATTGTTATTGATTTTTTGGATACTCTGTCCTTCTTTCATTAACCAAACATTGCCATCATCGGTACCTACATAAACAATCCCGAACTTCAATGGTGATTCTGCAATTTCTGTAATAGTAGCAAAAGGGACATTTCCTTCTTTGGCACCATTGGTTAAATCACCAGTCAATGCAGTCCAGCTATCCCCTTGATTTAAGCTTCTGTAAACTTTCTGAGCACCAATGTATATAATATCAGGATTATGCTGACTCATGACCACTGGTGTTCTCCAATTAAATCTTAATCGATCCTCTCCTATATTATGCTTAGGCGTGATATATTGCCTTTTACCGCTTTCTCTATTAATTCTAAAATAGTTCCCAAACTGAAAGCCCACATAAACAATATCTGAATTTCTAGGGTCAGCACTTACAAACATACCATCACCACCGAATATACTTTCCCATCTTCCTCTTACATTAGGCACGGTACGAGAACTTCCCACCATGGTTCCGTTATCCTGCAAGCCTCCATAAATATTGTATGGTTTTTCCATATCTACATTTACAGTATAAAATTGTCCTACTGACATGCTGTTTTTATGATCCCAAGTAGCTCCACCATCATAAGTGATGTAAAGTCCACCATCATTACCCAACATAATGTGCTCTTCATCTTCAGGATTAATCCACATCGCATGATGATCCACATGCACATCACCAATTGAGTCTGTTCTGTTAAAGGTTTTACCACCATCTCTGGAAACTACAATCGGTACGCCCATCACATAAATAATCTCAGGATTTTGAGTCGCCACTCTAATTTCACCAAAATAATAGCCATAAGTGTAATAAACTCCAGACAGATCATAATCATGTGTTTTTTGCCAAGTAGCTCCCCTATCAGTTGATTTATAAATTACAGAACCCTTAACATCTGTGTCAAATAATGCCTGATTGGCATCACCTAAATAATCGCTTAAGGCTTTCGGTTTATAAGCACCAGATTCGATATCTTTTTTGACATTTACAGCATTATACTTTTCAGGAAAACTATTATCTTTCAAATACTGATCTAAATCTTCATTGTTTAATTTAAGAAAATCCTTCACCGACATTTCCAAAAAATCAGCTGGGGCTAATCCCTCCTGCTCTTCTTTTTCTTTTTTAGTTTCCTTTTGATAATCAATTAAAGCATATAAAATATCTGGGTTAGATTGAGAAATATCCAAACCAATTCTTCCAGTAAATTCATCATCTTCCATTCCATTCATAGATAGACTCCAGTTCTCACCGCCATCTGTTGACATATAGATTCCTGAACCTTTCCCATTTCCAACAAAATCCCAAGCATATCTTTTGCGTTCCCACATGCTAGCCCATATTAGATTAGGATTTTCCGGATGGATGATTAAATCAATTGCTCCGGTTTTATCATCTATATACAATGTCTTTTCCCATGATTCTCCGCCATCTGTGGTTTTGTAAACCCCTCTTTCTTCATTATCAGAATACAAACCTCCCATTGAAGCTACCCAAACAGTATTAGGATCTTCAGGGTGAACTACAATTCTCCCAATATGCTGACTGCTAGGTAAGCCAATATGCTCCCAATTCTTGCCTTTATCAGTAGATTTATAAATACCAGAACCTGCATAACTACTTCTACTGGAATTATTCTCTCCCGTTCCAACATATAGAATGTTTTCATCACTTGGAGCTAGTGCTATATCTCCCAAAGTAAGTGCGCCCACATTATCAAAAATAGGCTCGAAGCTGATTCCATTATTTTTTGTATGAAACAGACCACCCGAAGCATAGGCTATATAAAATTCTTTGATGTTATTTTGATTTACCGCAATATCGACAATGCGAGCTCCTTGAATAACAGGGCCAACATTTCTAGAGGGATAATTCTTCAAAACCGAAGATTCAGCTAGTTTTTTTCTATTTTCAATTCCTTCCAAGATGGATTTTGCATCGGTTGGTTGAACCTGACTCATCAAGCTAAAAGGTAAAAGCAGTAGTAAAGTGAATGCAAATAATATTCGTGTCATAGTAAAGAGATTTTTATCTATGACGAATATCGAAAATTTATTGGAATTATATCACTTAAAATATATAATCGGGGTAAATCGTGGATAATTTGAAACTTAATTCACTTTTTTAAAATAGACTCTTACCTGTGGGGCATTATTGTCATTTTGCTTTTCGTACCAAAGGGTATTGTTGGCAATATTAAATGTAATAAATGATTCCCCCTGATCTTTCTGATCAAAAAAATCAACTTTTGTTAAAGAACTATTTGTTTCCCAATAACCCACATTCTGATCCCCTGTTTCATTACCATTATAGAACCTTCCGTTGTCAGCAAGCAAAATCCACCTATTTGGGAAAGCATATTTATCTGAATTATCGTAACCATTAACGGTCACTTTATCAATTACCCATTTTCCGATCAAGGCATTTTCCTCATTTATTTTCACTTTAGGCAGTTTCTTCTTTCTATTTAATGTTATATTGAAATGATTATTCTTATCGCTTAAAAATACCAATTCATCAGAGGCTTTTACATTCCATTTTTTGATATCATCAAAAGGGCTACCATCCATCATAATTAACTCATTTTGGTCTGAATGTATCATCCAAGCTTTTTCACTAACAGAATCGAGCAAACCAACTTGATAAGTCCCTTCCTCATTAAAAACAAGATAGCGAGTATTTTGATCCAAGTAATCATGAATCATTTCATGCCCATTTGCTTTCACGGAAGCAACATACCACTTTCCCATTAGCATCTCAGGGGGAGTGGAATATTCACAGCCTGCAATAAAAATAATGGTAATAGTAAAAATTACACTGTTAAAACTCTTCACGCTTTAATACATTTTAAATCCCAATTTTATCTTTTGATAAATCTTTTTATATAAACTTCATTATCGTCTCCCAATATCTTCAAATAATACGTTCCTGAAGACAACTCTTTAACATTTAGCTTATACTCTTTTTTCAACTCTTTTTGATCTATCGAATAATTTGCAATTACCTTCCCGTATTTGTCAATGATATTGATCAAACAAATTGGCGAATTAATTGATTCAAAATTTAGATTAAATTGATGTCTTACTGGATTTGGATACAATTTAATTTCTTTACTAAGAAATTCTTCAGTAGACAAAAATACGTTAGGAATTCCTGTACCCAATAATCTAACATCAAACTCGCTATTATTAGATGCGTTTGATACAATTTTCAATTGCCCACTATAAACACTTTCCTGTGTTGGCATAAAAAACACTTCTAAAGTATCTATTTCTTGTGCTTCAATTTCGAAACTTGTTCTATTGACAAGAAAGCCTGTTGGTACCATTACATCTTGGATTTGAAGAGTTTCTAATCCTGGATTCTCTAGTGGAAGTTTTAAAGTATCATACACATCCACCATAACTTCACCAAAATCGTATTCAGTAATACTCGATTGAATTAAGGAAACTGGTTGATCTGAGACATAAACAATTGAAGGACTATTTTCTGCATTATGAAATATCTCAATAAATTCTGCATCACCCAAATTGTTTTTCATCTGAACCAATATTTCATTTGATTCACCAGGCGCTATATCGCCCTGCCAATCCGCAGATAATCCAGCTGAGGTTTCAATATTAGAAATATTCAGCCCCACTTCTCCTATATTGCTAACAATTATTGAAAAGTATCCAGTGTCATTTTCTACTTCAATATTTTGCTCGGTTGACAAAATTGGCTTTTGATCTTCATTTTTTATATAAAAATTGTGTGATAATACTTGCTGAGATTCATAAACTACTTGATATGTCCATTTCCCAGTAGGTAATGAGTTGTTAATAGATCGTGTATAATACCAATAGGAGGAAGCATAATTACTCTCAAATTCTTTTTCCCATTCATCAAATATTTCACCACCTGGACTTAGTAACCTATGATAAAGTACATCTCCAACTGTTTGATCAGACAAATAGCTTGCAAGAAAAATATTTTGTCCTGGAGAAAAATTAATTTCTGCATTATACTGCTCTTCACTTACACAACCATAAGGAATTGGGGCATCAATATGGGTCATTATTTTTAATACTCTAGGATCTTTGTACGGTTTCTGATTTCTCCACCAAGAGGTAGAAGTTGATGGATTGCAGGGACCTACATAGGGATCAATAAGTTCATCATCCGAATTATATAGCTCAAAATGCAAATGTGGCCCCGTAGAGGATCCTGAACTTCCCATCACACCCAGAAATTCTCCAGTAGAAACTGTTTCACCTACTTCTTTCTCAGTCAGAGAGTTTTTCTTCAAATGCCCATACCAGGCAGTTGAACCATCTTCATGTAACACATAAACAGCATTCCAACTTTCAGAATTACTAAAGTCACAATTCAAATCATAGTTACTCCCGGCTTTATAAATAATTACCCCAGCAACTGCAGCAACAATCACTACTTGATTATTATCCATTTTCATCCAAGGAAATGGAGCCGCAAAAATATCCACTCCAGCATGATTATATCCGCTTGGTAAATCATATGAGACGGTTCCACAATTGTAGTCTAGAATTTGGTCTGGATAAGCCTCATTATGATCAACAAAATTGGATATCCCATAATAATCAGGCTCGTTAAAGTTAATATTCTGGGCAACTGGCCATTCTAGTAAAATATGATCGTCTGGATAATTTTCTTTTTTAATGTCTAAAATTCCGTTCGAGATTAGGGAATCTTTAATGTACTGCGTTTCAGCAAAATATTTTTTATGTAAATTTTCCTGATTACAAATAAATTTACTCTGTATATAATTTCCTGAATCAACCGATGAAATATTTTGACTAAATACATTGAAAGTAAGAAAAAGAAGTGCGAGGCTTAGTAGTTTTTGATGCATCTGTTCTTGTTTATATAAAAATACATATTGAAATACACAAGAGCAACAACTAGCTTACATTTTAGCTATGGAAATCAAAATCTCACCATCATCTGCACTTTCACTTCAGATCTTTTATCCCCTTCAATCTTTTCATTACCAGTTCCAACTGTAAACCGATCTACATATCGAAACTGAGCATATCTCGCCCATATTTGGAGCTTTTTTGAGAATTTATACTGTAATAATGCATAAGAGCGACTTCCTGTATACTGATAAGCTGGAATTGAAAATGCATATAAAACATCTTTTTCATAAACATACTGTCGATTTTCGAAATTGTCCGTGTCAAAAATGGAATAGCGTGTGCTCAATCGGAATCTTCCAAAGTCAAAATTAATGTCTTGGATTAATGCCATGCCATTTGAATAATCGCCATCAAATAGAAATTCACTGAACTGGGCTCTGGTTTTTAAAGACACTATTCCTTTCGGGCGGACATCTAAATTTAGGATATAATTTCTCTTTTCTGCATTAGTCAATCCATATAAATTTGGGTTAGCATCCATTGCCACATTTCTCTCTTTATTTTCTACTCTAGCTTGTGCATACAATTTTATCTGTCTGTTAAAACTGTAAGCTACTCTTCCTAAAAATTCATTACCTTTTGATGGTCCATCAGCCCTAAACCTTAACCAAGGGAAATTAAAGCGGTCGTAATATCCTGAAAAAGTCAGCTTTTTAAATGGCTGGAATTTCATCCCCCAATAGACTCCATTTTCATTAATATTTCGGGTGCTTTCACCAAATGCTGTTCCATAAAATGTATGGAAATCCCTGTCATAATTTCTGACAACAAAACTGGTCTGCAAACTTGGAGTAATGGAAGCGATAAACCCACCTATTGCACCAACCCCACCGGATGTGCTTACCGCTCCCTCCCCGAACAAATGGAAATTACGCCAATAATAATTAGCAAATAAACCGTAATTCTGATTTTGGGTACCTCCAAATTCAAATTGATTATATTTATTAGGTTGACGGAAAAAGGGTCTATCGTAAATGGTATGAATATAATTTAAGCCAATATTGAGATTCTCTCTTTTAGTATTGAACAATAAGTTTCCTCCAAAATTTTGTGCTTCGATTGCATTTTTTCCTGCTATTTCTGACTCAGTTCTATGGAAACCTGTAAGCCTGATGGAAGAAAAAAATTCTTCCGCGCTTTGAGCAGAATCCAGCTGTACATTTCCATTGATCGGATTGTAGCTATAGAAAGTTGTTAAATCCAGATAATCATTTAACTCAAGTGTAGTCGCAAACCCTCTAAAAAAGTTGGTTTCCAAAACGGAGGTATAAGGAAGCACCCCCAAATTACTTCTTCTTGCAGTAGCAACAGTTTGACTTCCCTTCCCGATGGCAAAACCTGCTCCAAATAACAAAGATTGCCCAAATTGCAACTGATAATCTCCTAAAACTATATTTTTTAGTCTCCCCTGATTTTCCAATTGTGCATGAAAAGACCAAAAATCCATACCATATTGGTCCTTGGTTGGATCCCATTTAAACTGTTCACCAGCATCTTTTTCTGTGGTGAATCCTATGCTAAAATCATCGGTATGCTTTACTCTAAAGCGAGTGTAAAGCCTGTACGGATCTCCCAAATACTGCCTTTCTCTTTCATCGGAAGAAACATAGCCACGCTTTTCTTCCAAAGTCCTATCTGATCTAATGATCAAATAGTTATTCTCTTCATTTAAAATCCTTTGTAGTAAAGGGCGATTATCAGCTTGCAAACCAGTCTCTCGCACAGAAACAAATGGAAGAATTTCATAAATGGTTTTGAGGTCAAACTCAGAAATAGCTTGTAATTCGTAAATACTTAACAAATCACCATTCTTGGCCCTATGATCTAAAAATTCACTGATTTGGATATTCGAAAGCAACAGCAATGATTGTAAATCTTGGCGATTGGCTTTGTTTAAGTCTATTGGAGATTGATAGAGTTGAAATAAGGCTTCGTATATATCTTCATAATTAGTGTTTTCATCCTGGACAGAGAAATTACTTTCTATAAAATCTTCCAGATCAAGTTCTTGATCCTGTGCAAAAGAATGAAAAGACATTACTGTAGTACAAATTAAAAACAACACTATGGACAAACACACCCTCATCTGTTCTTAATTCTATATTGCATTGAAATACTATGAGAGAACCCCATTTCCGCATGATTACTTAAAGCATAATCCCATTGAATACTTAAACACTTAAATCCCAGACCATAAAACGACTGAAATGAGCCACTATTCACACCTGTTCTAAGATAAAACTTCTCTAGAAAATTGTACTCTGCACCTAATTTAAGCAGGGCAGGTCTTACAATATCTTTCTCTATTTCTGCATTCAGCATAAAATAATTTCTTGGTCGGTAAGAAACACCAAGTTTCAAAAGTGTGGGTACTCCATGCTCAGCTTCAACATTTAGGCTTGATTGAGTAATATTTAAGGCTTGTGCCCCCACTAATAGTTGGGGAGTTATGGAAGCAATTCCCCCAAAATCAATGGACAAAGTTTCTTGAGTCCCAAAATCTTGGACTTGATATTGAAGATAATTAAGCCTACCTCCTAATTTGATAATGCCAAGCTTTGTAGCATATCCAAGGGCAATTTTATGTTCGTTATAGATCTCGTCACCAAAGCGAAAAACACTTAATGAAGCATATCCAAAGGGCAATTTAGCAGTCAAACCCGCTGCCATTAAATCCATTCCCAGCATACCAAATCGGTTTTCATAAGTGGCCCCTACCTCAAAACTTTCAGTATTTGTTATTCCAGCAGTGTTTTGAAATGAAGCCCAATAGCCATCCATGGTGACAGCGGCATCGCCCAACCCAATTACCCGACTCGATACAGGCGAATAAATAGATTGTGCATTAATTTGAAAAGCGAAAAGCAATAAAATGGGGAGTATTTGGTTGAATAATTTCATGCAGATTATTAAATTATAAACCCTTAGCACCTAAATTAGCTTAGATCCATAAAGAAATCGAAAGTGAAAAATTATAAAAAATATTGGATATGCGCAATTATATTAACAAGCTTTCATTATCATCTCCTGGCACAAATTGATTCACTATTATATGAAACTGGTGAATTAAAAGCTGTCGGAAATCGGCAAAATGGGATTAAAGAAGGAGAGTGGAAATTTTATTATCCCAATGGCGAAATAAACTCAATTGAAAATTACGAAAAAGGAGAATTGCAAGGGGTTATAAAGAGCTTTTATCCAAGCGGACAAATAACTTCAGAAGAGCACTGGACTAAAGGAAATCTCCAAGGAATATCCATTTACTATTATAAAAATGGTCAGGTGGAAAAAACAGGAAATTACTTGAATAGCAGCTATCATGGGCAGTGGGAATTTTTCTACAAAAATGGAAAACTTCGACACATCGGGAATTATGACAAAGGTATTCCCAATGGACCTTGGCAATTTTTCAATAAATCAGGTCAAATCATTCAAGCAGGTGATTACAAAAATGGAAATGAGGAAGGGATTTGGCAATATTTTGATGACAAAGGTCGAAAAACGTATGAAGGCCAATATGAAAATGGAGAAAGAATAGGAGATTGGTATTATTTCAATCGATTTGGAAAAAAGAAAAAAGTGGATAAATCAGAATTAGATTAAATTCCAGACTTCACATTGATAAAAAAGCCTGTTTCATTTAAAGCGTTTATTGAATATTCTAATCTAAGAACTGCATCATAGTACGTGACAAGATCTATACCAGCTCCATAACTATAAATATATCGATTTGATAATAACGGACTAATAGTTGTAGGACTAGTCTCTGGCAAGTTATTTTGAACATAACCTTGATCAAAAAACACTTTGAAATAGGCTGCTATCGGTACTTTTCTAAATTGCTTTAAGGGCATTAACTTTCCTAAATTAGCTTCAACTGAAAATATTTCTTTTTTCAGTTCTATTTTATTCACAGCATAATGTTGCCCCTGTATAACATAGAGTTCATAGCCTTTCAATAAATTATTTCCAAATCCCAATCCATTCATATTAAAATAAGGCTGAAATCTTGGATAACTAGTATAGCCAGAAAATGAGGATGCAATACTAAAATTATATTTTAGAGGTTTGTAATATGCTACTAAAGCCTGTGCGGATCCTTGATCTATGTCGTTAAATACCCCTAATCCTATTTTAGATAGCCTAGCGTCAATCAAGAAACCTTTTAAAGGATAATTATTTCTATCTCGGAAATCCCTCCTAAAAATGTAAGTCAGTCCAATAAAATCTTGTTCCATGTCTCTGTTTTGTCCTAAATAATCTTCATTGAACTGTAGCACTTCCTCAAGAATGGTGGTTCTTGAATAAGTCAGTCGCATGGTATGCGTATTATAATAGGACTCTCGATAATTGAAAAAAACATTGCTTGTTAATGTATTTGAAATTATTTTTCTACTATTATCATCTCCAAAAATACTATCAGCATCAATAAATAATCTTTTGTTCTCAACATTGGTGAAGTCTATTTGATCAAGTTCACTGTACGAAAAACTAAGCCCCATCCCGAAGGTTTGTTCTTTATTTAGATATGGAATGTTGTATCCAAATGCAAAACGTCTTTTAAATCCAAACTGAGCCATAGCGGATAGTTTTTCATTAAGCCCCCTTACATTAAATTGATCAAACTTAAAGCCATATTCAAAGCGATCAGTTGCGCCATCCTGATTAAAAAGCCAGTCACTAAAATTCCTGTCTGCCAGTTTAAAAATCACACTTGGCCATATATACCATCTTTCTTCCACAAAGAAGATCACATTCACACTGTTATCAGATTTGTCTGCAAATTCTATTTCAGCTTTTACGGTATTAAACAGGCCTGTATTAAATATTTTATTTTCATCTAATTTGATGAGCTCTTGTAATTCCTTAAACGTATAACTAACATTGGTTTCTAAATCGATTTCTCTGGTAATAATTCTTTTTTTAGTTTTTTTATTACCCTTGATTTGAATATTTTCCAAGAAAAGAATTCGATTTTGCAGACTATCAGCAGGACTGTTAATAACTTCTATTTTTCCTAAATCTTTGTCAATAGAAACCTGACTATAGGCACCAAACGTAGCAAACAGAAAAAAAAGAATACAAATAGCCATACTAAATGACGTATTTCTATTTATCCTGTGATTTATGACGCTATATCTGTTAAGATTTCTGATTTTATGAATAATTTTAAATACTAAAAAATCTATTTTGAAAAGACTCAATAAAGAAAAACTTACAAAAACCATACGAAAAGTTGCCATCTGGCCCGTATTATTTTATCAGTATGGTATTTCACCTCTCTTCCCAGCTTCATGCCGATTCACCCCTACCTGTTCAGAATATACCAAACAGGCAATTTTAAAATATGGTTTGCTAAAAGGTTCGAAATTATCAGCTAAACGGATTTCTAAATGTCATCCTTGGGGTGGATCGGGCTATGATCCAGTTCCTTAAATTCTTTTCTCAGCCCTAATTGACTGAACGATAAAATAAATACCTGCCAACACTAATGGGATGCTTAGCCACTGCCCCATATTTAATGCTAGTCCGTCTTCAAAAGCAACCTGATTTTCTTTTATGAACTCATATAGAAACCTTAAACCAAAACATGCGATCAGGAAGATACCAAAAAGTCTACCATCTGCCAATCCACTTCTATTTTTATTCCACAAATAAAACAAAAGCAAAAATATAAAAACACACGAAATTGCTTCGTATAATTGAGCAGCGTGTCTTGGAACACCATTTCCATAGGTTGTGGCATAAATAAAGCCACCTTTTTCGTTATATTCAAATTTGGTATTGCTTGAAAACTCAATATGCTGACTAATGGTTGATTCTTGCAATTTACTCAGCATTTGCGTTTCTGTAAATCTCTTAACATCTTCCAATTTGTTCTTATCATTAAAAGATACAGTCAACTTAACAGGATATTCAAAGTCACCTTCAGGCATACTTTCTAACGTAGCAGAAGATTTCGCTCTTTCCACCTCTACCTCTTCTATTGCAGTAGTTAGGTAGTTTAATCGAAGCTCTACCTCACGACCAAACACGACACCATAGGCTTTATCGGTTGGTTCTCCTATAATTTCTGAATTCATGAAATTACCAGTTCTAATTAAAGCACCCGTAATTGCCACCACAATCACTATTCTATCCAATATCCATAAATAACTTATGTCATTATATTTTTTTGCAAATAAATAAAGTGCTATAAGAATTCCAGCAGCCCCACCATGACTAGCTAGCCCGCCTTCCCAAACTTTTAAAATATCGATAGGATTGCTGAGGTATCGTGCTGGTTCATAAAATAAAACATGACCTAATCTGGCCCCTATAATTACAGCCAACACCATGTACAAGGTTAGCACCTCAACCTGTCTCTCTTTTTTACCTTCTTTTTTGAAGATGTGAAACATCACCTGCTGTGAGATGATGAAGCCCAAGGCAAAAAGTAAACCGTACCACCTTAATTCAGTAAATCCCAAATCCACAATATAAGGTTTGGGTGACCACACTATATAGCTAAGCATATTCAATTTTCGTTTTGCACAAAATTAGGGTAAAAACAATAATCTCAATGATTTATTCTGTTTTTTCCAATTCTTCCAGTTCTTCCTTGAATGATGATGACAAGATTGGGAATCTACACCAGGTTTTTGGATCGACATTATAATCATCTAAATGAAAAGAAACCGCAATTCTTTCCCTTTTCCATTGATTTCGAGACCAAAGTTTAAAAAATTTATGAATGGAAGGCTTTAATATATTCTGATTTTCTTCCCATGAAGTTTTTAGCTCATTATAAATCTCTACTGGAGAAAATCTTTCTCTGATGGCTAATTCCTCAATTTTTTGCAATAAAGGATAAGGCATTAAATCGGTTTCATCTGATTGAGCCTGATCTTCAGGTCTTAACTCTGCAGTAGGTTGCAGGCTATTGACATAACTTAAACTTTTATATCCCAAGTTATTTTCAGCCCATCTAAGCCATTGAATAATAAAAGGTTTGTCAATGGCCGCTATCGGGGCTATACTTCCACTAGTATCACCATCCATTGTGGTATAACCAACACTACCTTCACTTCTATTCGAAGTAGTGAGCAGCAAAGCATTTTTGATGTTAGCCAATATCCAAATAATGGGAGAACGTGCTCTCGCTTGTATATTTTGGAGAGCAATATCATCTTGATCCCAATTTAACTTTCTACCTATATTTTCTGATACCTTCTGAGTGTATCCTTTTACTTCGTCATCAATATTCCAATGGTAGAATATTGCTCCAATTTCGTTTGCTAGTTTCTTAGCGGACTCAAAGGTAGAATAACCAGAGTTTTCTGTACTTTGATAAGCAGTAGTTAGAAGACGATTGGCAATGGTCTTCCGGCAATCTTGCTCAGTTTTCAACGTTTCAAACCAGTCTGCTTTATTAATTTTTTTGAGAAATTGCTCCAAACCTAATTCCTCAATTCCCAAACGAATCATTTCAGCCACTAAAACAGCTGAAGTGGATGAATCTGCACCTCCGCTTAATGAAAGTATAAAACCATTACTATAGCTTTTCCTTAAATAATCAAATAAAGCTAAACTTACGGCCTTTCTAAATTCTTGGTTTGGTTTGGATTCAAAACTTTCTGCAATTTTTGAATGTTCTTTTTGAGTATCCCAAATACCTAACTGATAATTTCTAAAGGATAATAATTCATTTCTGAATTTTAGTTCTCCATTTT
Protein-coding sequences here:
- a CDS encoding BamA/TamA family outer membrane protein, whose protein sequence is MAICILFFLFATFGAYSQVSIDKDLGKIEVINSPADSLQNRILFLENIQIKGNKKTKKRIITREIDLETNVSYTFKELQELIKLDENKIFNTGLFNTVKAEIEFADKSDNSVNVIFFVEERWYIWPSVIFKLADRNFSDWLFNQDGATDRFEYGFKFDQFNVRGLNEKLSAMAQFGFKRRFAFGYNIPYLNKEQTFGMGLSFSYSELDQIDFTNVENKRLFIDADSIFGDDNSRKIISNTLTSNVFFNYRESYYNTHTMRLTYSRTTILEEVLQFNEDYLGQNRDMEQDFIGLTYIFRRDFRDRNNYPLKGFLIDARLSKIGLGVFNDIDQGSAQALVAYYKPLKYNFSIASSFSGYTSYPRFQPYFNMNGLGFGNNLLKGYELYVIQGQHYAVNKIELKKEIFSVEANLGKLMPLKQFRKVPIAAYFKVFFDQGYVQNNLPETSPTTISPLLSNRYIYSYGAGIDLVTYYDAVLRLEYSINALNETGFFINVKSGI
- the yidD gene encoding membrane protein insertion efficiency factor YidD, with amino-acid sequence MKRLNKEKLTKTIRKVAIWPVLFYQYGISPLFPASCRFTPTCSEYTKQAILKYGLLKGSKLSAKRISKCHPWGGSGYDPVP
- the lgt gene encoding prolipoprotein diacylglyceryl transferase translates to MLSYIVWSPKPYIVDLGFTELRWYGLLFALGFIISQQVMFHIFKKEGKKERQVEVLTLYMVLAVIIGARLGHVLFYEPARYLSNPIDILKVWEGGLASHGGAAGILIALYLFAKKYNDISYLWILDRIVIVVAITGALIRTGNFMNSEIIGEPTDKAYGVVFGREVELRLNYLTTAIEEVEVERAKSSATLESMPEGDFEYPVKLTVSFNDKNKLEDVKRFTETQMLSKLQESTISQHIEFSSNTKFEYNEKGGFIYATTYGNGVPRHAAQLYEAISCVFIFLLLFYLWNKNRSGLADGRLFGIFLIACFGLRFLYEFIKENQVAFEDGLALNMGQWLSIPLVLAGIYFIVQSIRAEKRI
- the nadE gene encoding NAD(+) synthase; this encodes MKIAGATLNQIPMDWAGNAHNVLQALHDADEMGVELLCFPELSICGYGCEDVFLSEWMWQKAFKTLTEKILPFAPKFAFTAGLPVKFEGKMYNCVAFCKNREIQYIIPKQNLANDGVHYEPRWFTAWEVGKKSEINIKGTNILIGDYVIDFEEYKIGFEICEDAWREDRPANRLCKRGVNLILNPSASHFAIDKSLSRQDLVVSSSQNYDCTYIYANLLGNEAGRMIYDGELIIAKNGELKFRNELLSFRNYQLGIWDTQKEHSKIAESFESKPNQEFRKAVSLALFDYLRKSYSNGFILSLSGGADSSTSAVLVAEMIRLGIEELGLEQFLKKINKADWFETLKTEQDCRKTIANRLLTTAYQSTENSGYSTFESAKKLANEIGAIFYHWNIDDEVKGYTQKVSENIGRKLNWDQDDIALQNIQARARSPIIWILANIKNALLLTTSNRSEGSVGYTTMDGDTSGSIAPIAAIDKPFIIQWLRWAENNLGYKSLSYVNSLQPTAELRPEDQAQSDETDLMPYPLLQKIEELAIRERFSPVEIYNELKTSWEENQNILKPSIHKFFKLWSRNQWKRERIAVSFHLDDYNVDPKTWCRFPILSSSFKEELEELEKTE